The following coding sequences are from one Capsicum annuum cultivar UCD-10X-F1 chromosome 3, UCD10Xv1.1, whole genome shotgun sequence window:
- the LOC107864590 gene encoding CASP-like protein 5B3 — MKDFAGTPGTLTGLFLRMAQCFFAAGAIAAMVTSKGFFNVTAFCYLIASMGLQVIWSSGLAFMDAYFLAKKKSFHNHVLLSLFVVGDWCTGMLSLAAAASSGGVTVLYFRDLGGCSFGEECTKFQLSVAFAFLSWISIYISSLIMFWIWAAS; from the exons ATGAAGGATTTTGCTGGCACACCTGGTACTTTAACTGGGCTTTTTCTGAGGATGGCTCAGTGCTTTTTTGCTGCTGGTGCAATTGCCGCAATGGTTACTTCTAAAGGTTTCTTCAATGTCACAGCTTTTTG CTACTTAATAGCCTCAATGGGTTTGCAAGTCATCTGGAGCTCCGGACTTGCCTTTATGGATGCCTATTTCTTGGCAAAGAAGAAGTCATTCCACAATCATGTTTTACTGAGCCTCTTCGTAGTTGGAGACTGG TGTACAGGAATGCTCTCGCTTGCTGCAGCTGCTTCTTCAGGTGGTGTAACAGTGTTGTACTTTCGTGACTTGGGAGGTTGCAGTTTCGGCGAGGAATGCACCAAGTTCCAGTTATCCGTCGCGTTTGCTTTCCTCAGTTGGATATCGATTTATATATCTTCGCTaattatgttttggatatgggCTGCGAGTTAG